A genomic segment from Curtobacterium sp. MCSS17_007 encodes:
- the alr gene encoding alanine racemase, whose translation MTTTGSRLLVHDDAIRANTACFAALTGGRLMAVLKADGFGHGAVARSVLEAGARSVGVTSVDEALAVRAEGVTAPVLSWLNPPDADFAAALRADVALAVADPAVMVAVLAAARAVGRTARVHLHVDVGMAREGCPPADWAALCSLAREAEGTGALRVVGVMGHMSSADRPEDDQNVRERLLFGNAVRTARRRGLTPSTVHLAATAATLTGVGDGYDLHRIGAGLFGIDPSGTTDRLRPALSLTTSVVSARSARAGTRIGYGGTSTTDAATNLALLPLGYGDGLPRAASGRAEVLVRGRRCPVVGRFSMDSVVVDTGTERTAPGERVTVFGPGDRGEPTVAEWATWAGTIPHELVTRIGSRVARVHRTSTEEQP comes from the coding sequence GTGACCACGACCGGATCGCGGCTGCTGGTCCACGACGACGCCATCCGCGCCAACACGGCCTGCTTCGCCGCCCTGACGGGCGGACGGCTGATGGCGGTGCTCAAGGCCGACGGCTTCGGACACGGCGCGGTCGCGCGATCCGTCCTGGAGGCCGGGGCCCGGTCCGTCGGCGTCACGAGCGTCGACGAGGCGCTCGCGGTCCGCGCCGAGGGCGTGACCGCGCCGGTGCTCAGCTGGCTGAACCCGCCGGACGCGGACTTCGCCGCGGCGCTCCGCGCCGACGTCGCGCTCGCGGTCGCCGACCCCGCCGTCATGGTCGCCGTCCTGGCCGCGGCGCGCGCCGTCGGCCGCACGGCGCGGGTGCACCTGCACGTCGACGTCGGCATGGCGCGCGAGGGGTGTCCGCCCGCCGACTGGGCAGCGCTGTGCTCGCTGGCGCGCGAGGCCGAGGGCACCGGCGCGCTCCGGGTCGTCGGCGTGATGGGGCACATGTCCTCGGCGGACCGACCCGAGGACGACCAGAACGTGCGCGAACGCCTGCTCTTCGGGAACGCCGTCCGGACCGCCCGTCGCCGCGGACTGACCCCGTCCACGGTGCACCTCGCGGCGACCGCCGCCACGCTGACCGGCGTCGGGGACGGGTACGACCTGCACCGGATCGGTGCCGGACTCTTCGGCATCGACCCCTCGGGCACCACCGACCGCCTCCGGCCCGCGCTGTCGCTGACGACCTCGGTCGTGTCCGCACGGTCGGCCCGGGCCGGCACCCGCATCGGCTACGGCGGGACGAGCACGACGGACGCCGCCACCAACCTGGCGCTGCTGCCCCTCGGCTACGGCGACGGCCTCCCCCGCGCTGCCTCGGGCCGCGCCGAGGTCCTGGTCCGCGGGCGCCGGTGCCCTGTCGTCGGGCGGTTCTCGATGGACAGCGTCGTCGTCGACACCGGCACCGAGCGCACCGCCCCGGGGGAACGGGTCACGGTGTTCGGCCCCGGGGACCGCGGCGAACCGACCGTCGCGGAGTGGGCGACCTGGGCGGGGACGATCCCGCACGAGCTCGTCACGCGGATCGGCAGCCGTGTCGCCCGCGTCCACCGCACCAGCACCGAGGAGCAGCCGTGA
- a CDS encoding M15 family metallopeptidase: MQHRPARPSVPVPARPRRTGAVLVVVLLALVAAVAVVLVALSAVSGSPGATGRALWHGVTGASASTHDGGTADAATGAAAGEVPSGASVFDDDLPAVARLQPDLLDAVRRAARDADDEGVRFVVNSGWRSPALQERLLGDAVAEYGSRQEAARWVSTPETSLHVRGEAIDIGDWDAATWLQDNGARYGLCQVYDNEAWHFELRPDAPSDGCPRKYWDPTDDPRMQQ, translated from the coding sequence ATGCAGCACCGTCCCGCTCGTCCCTCCGTCCCCGTCCCGGCGCGTCCGCGACGCACCGGGGCAGTCCTGGTCGTCGTCCTCCTCGCCCTCGTCGCCGCGGTCGCCGTCGTCCTCGTCGCGCTGTCCGCCGTCTCCGGCAGCCCCGGGGCGACCGGCCGCGCACTGTGGCACGGCGTCACCGGCGCCTCCGCCAGCACCCACGACGGCGGCACGGCCGACGCCGCCACCGGCGCCGCCGCAGGCGAGGTGCCGTCCGGTGCGTCGGTCTTCGACGACGACCTGCCCGCGGTCGCACGGCTGCAGCCGGACCTGCTCGACGCGGTCCGCCGCGCCGCCCGCGACGCCGACGACGAGGGCGTGCGCTTCGTCGTGAACAGCGGCTGGCGCTCCCCCGCGCTCCAGGAGCGGCTCCTCGGCGACGCGGTCGCCGAGTACGGATCGCGGCAGGAGGCCGCGCGCTGGGTCTCCACGCCCGAGACGTCGCTGCACGTCCGCGGCGAGGCGATCGACATCGGCGACTGGGATGCTGCCACCTGGCTGCAGGACAACGGCGCGCGGTACGGACTGTGCCAGGTCTACGACAACGAGGCGTGGCACTTCGAACTCCGGCCGGACGCGCCCTCGGACGGATGTCCGCGCAAGTACTGGGACCCGACCGACGACCCGCGGATGCAGCAGTGA
- a CDS encoding response regulator transcription factor, giving the protein MRVLILEDEPLLAEAVRDGLRLEAIAADVAPDGDAALELLALNRYDVAVLDRDVPGPTGDEVAAHLVATDAGVPVLMLTAADRLDDKVSGFAVGADDYLTKPFALRELVLRVRALGRRSGERRPPVLEAAGLRVDPFRREVFRDGHHVALTRKQFAVLEVLVRAGGGVVSAEQLLERAWDENADPFTNAVRITVSALRKRLGEPWVIATVPGVGYRIDSDGPSAADETDGGS; this is encoded by the coding sequence GTGCGCGTGCTGATCCTCGAGGACGAACCCCTGCTCGCGGAGGCCGTCCGCGACGGCCTCCGCCTCGAGGCCATCGCTGCCGACGTCGCGCCCGACGGGGACGCCGCGCTCGAGCTCCTCGCGCTGAACCGCTACGACGTCGCGGTGCTCGACCGGGACGTCCCCGGGCCGACCGGCGACGAGGTCGCCGCCCACCTGGTCGCGACCGACGCCGGCGTCCCGGTGCTCATGCTGACCGCGGCCGACCGCCTCGACGACAAGGTCTCCGGCTTCGCCGTCGGCGCCGACGACTACCTGACGAAGCCGTTCGCCCTGCGGGAACTCGTGCTCCGCGTCCGCGCGCTGGGACGGCGGAGCGGTGAGCGCCGCCCGCCGGTCCTCGAAGCGGCGGGGCTGCGCGTCGACCCGTTCCGCCGCGAGGTCTTCCGCGACGGCCACCACGTCGCCCTCACGCGCAAGCAGTTCGCCGTGCTCGAGGTCCTCGTCCGCGCCGGCGGCGGGGTGGTGAGCGCCGAACAGCTGCTCGAACGCGCCTGGGACGAGAACGCGGACCCCTTCACGAACGCCGTCCGGATCACGGTGTCGGCGCTCCGCAAGCGCCTGGGGGAGCCGTGGGTGATCGCCACCGTGCCGGGGGTCGGCTACCGCATCGACAGCGACGGACCGAGTGCCGCCGACGAGACGGACGGTGGCTCGTGA
- a CDS encoding HAMP domain-containing sensor histidine kinase: protein MTDRRRGVSVRVRLALSYAGVVVLTGALILAVVWLFLLRYVPVGNLTTTDGHVPDRSDLVRAFVPAATAVSVGLVVMGLVGGWFLAGRVLAPLDRITEATRHVAAGSLAHRVALPGRRDEFRDLADAFDGMVGRLEAYVAEQQRFAANASHELRTPLATTRALLEVAAREPDRDPAGVLERLRVVNERAVDLTEALLVLARAGRELPDREPVDLSLLVDEAVETVLPLAEARGIDLEPLTTTAWTTGSTSLLLQLVTNLLQNAVVHNVGSGRDGWVRVTTGAQHGASVVVVENSGPVVPAAVVPTLSEPFQRAVPRRREDDAGAGLGLAIVAAIVASHGGTAEVSPRPQGGLVVEVALPVAAAPDGPSSAAWT, encoded by the coding sequence GTGACCGACCGTCGCCGGGGCGTCAGCGTCCGGGTGCGACTCGCCCTCAGCTACGCGGGGGTGGTGGTGCTCACGGGAGCGCTCATCCTCGCCGTCGTCTGGCTGTTCCTCCTGCGGTACGTCCCCGTCGGGAACCTGACGACGACGGACGGTCACGTCCCGGACCGGTCCGACCTGGTCCGTGCGTTCGTCCCCGCCGCGACGGCGGTCTCCGTCGGACTCGTGGTCATGGGCCTGGTCGGCGGGTGGTTCCTCGCGGGACGGGTGCTCGCGCCGCTCGACCGGATCACCGAGGCGACGCGACACGTCGCGGCGGGGTCCCTCGCGCACCGCGTCGCGCTCCCCGGGCGACGCGACGAGTTCCGCGACCTCGCCGACGCGTTCGACGGCATGGTCGGGAGGCTGGAAGCGTACGTCGCGGAGCAGCAGCGCTTCGCGGCGAACGCCTCGCACGAGCTGCGGACGCCGCTTGCCACGACGCGTGCGCTGCTCGAGGTCGCCGCTCGCGAGCCGGACCGCGACCCAGCGGGGGTCCTCGAGCGGTTGCGGGTCGTCAACGAGCGTGCGGTCGACCTGACCGAGGCCCTGCTGGTGCTCGCACGGGCCGGCCGGGAGCTCCCGGACCGTGAGCCGGTGGACCTGTCGCTCCTGGTGGACGAGGCCGTCGAGACCGTCCTGCCCCTCGCCGAGGCGCGGGGCATCGACCTCGAGCCGCTCACGACGACGGCGTGGACCACCGGCTCGACGTCCCTCCTGCTCCAGCTGGTGACGAACCTCCTGCAGAACGCCGTCGTCCACAACGTCGGGTCGGGGCGGGACGGCTGGGTGCGCGTCACGACGGGCGCCCAGCACGGTGCGTCGGTCGTCGTGGTCGAGAACTCCGGGCCCGTCGTCCCGGCCGCGGTCGTGCCGACCCTCTCCGAGCCGTTCCAGCGGGCCGTACCGCGCCGGCGCGAGGACGACGCCGGTGCCGGCCTCGGGCTGGCGATCGTCGCGGCGATCGTCGCCTCGCACGGTGGCACGGCGGAAGTGTCGCCGCGACCGCAGGGCGGTCTCGTCGTCGAGGTGGCACTGCCCGTCGCAGCGGCCCCGGACGGACCGTCCTCAGCCGCGTGGACGTGA
- the mtnN gene encoding 5'-methylthioadenosine/S-adenosylhomocysteine nucleosidase: protein MQATPVAVVIAAMTEELSAVATLLGGVVIDDGPVGGHDEHHLLDVGGAVVALRRSGIGFTNATAAVAHCFHDFGTVPVLSVGTAGGLMRGIEIGDVVVGEHYVNINADATAFGYALGQVPGMPPQYAPDPRMLARAAAARTPYRIRSATIGSSEVFVTEGRARTLREVFPAVAAVDMESAAIAQFAHVHDMPFLSVRGISDLCAPDGDEFREHLDDASARAARVAHDVLLDLAA from the coding sequence GTGCAAGCAACGCCCGTCGCCGTCGTCATCGCCGCGATGACCGAGGAACTCTCCGCCGTCGCCACCCTGCTGGGCGGTGTCGTCATCGACGACGGGCCGGTGGGCGGACACGACGAGCACCACCTGCTGGACGTCGGCGGCGCGGTGGTCGCCCTCCGGCGCAGCGGCATCGGGTTCACGAACGCGACGGCCGCGGTCGCACACTGCTTCCACGACTTCGGCACCGTGCCGGTGCTCAGCGTCGGCACCGCCGGTGGGCTCATGCGCGGCATCGAGATCGGTGACGTCGTGGTCGGTGAGCACTACGTGAACATCAACGCGGACGCGACGGCGTTCGGCTACGCGCTCGGGCAGGTCCCCGGGATGCCGCCGCAGTACGCGCCGGACCCCCGCATGCTCGCGCGCGCCGCCGCCGCGCGGACGCCGTACCGCATCCGCTCCGCGACCATCGGGTCGAGCGAGGTCTTCGTCACCGAGGGTCGTGCCCGCACGCTGCGCGAGGTCTTCCCCGCGGTCGCGGCGGTGGACATGGAGTCGGCGGCCATCGCGCAGTTCGCGCACGTGCACGACATGCCGTTCCTGTCCGTCCGGGGGATCAGCGACCTCTGTGCCCCGGACGGCGACGAGTTCCGCGAGCACCTCGACGACGCGTCGGCGCGCGCAGCGCGCGTGGCGCACGACGTGCTGCTCGACCTGGCGGCCTGA
- a CDS encoding potassium transporter Kup: protein MTETRSPAPTSDTVDDPSHGPAKGIAALALAALGVVFGDIGTSPLYALRTVFTIDGGIVEANQEDVYGVISIMFWSVTVVVSIKYVLVLMRADNDGEGGVMALAALARRLYAKRRGGATVFLVIGIIGVSLFYGDSVITPAVSVLSAVEGLSTAAPSLEHLIVPIAAVILVLLFLVQRFGTGKVGNLFGPVMLLWFVVIAAAGVPHIVAHPGVLQGLSPTWAITFLVAHPYITFVAMGAVVLVITGAEALYADMGHFGRPAILRAWFFVVFPALVLNYLGQASLVLEDPSAAKDPFFLLFPDALQIPVVVLATMATVIASQAVISGAFSLTRQAIQLGLLPPLTIRQTSRQEGGQIYLPAVNLLLFIGVLAIMLAFRSSASLATAYGVSVTGALVVDTLLLLLVVKPLWRWATWKLVLAAVVFGGLELTFLAGNLSKIVHGGWVPLLIALAVITLMTTWRRGRQLVQEERKEREGSLADFIERINTKHIPRVQGIAIFPHPNKETTPLALRANVEHNHVVHRTVLIVSVLTANVPHVPHATAFFRDDLGYEDDGIDHITVKFGFSDDQDLPRALHAACLAEVLDIDPDDMATASYFISRGALRPQPGNRGMARWRKKLFVGLAHNAADPAARFGLPAQRTVTMGSDVEI, encoded by the coding sequence GTGACCGAGACCCGCTCCCCAGCGCCGACGAGCGACACCGTCGACGACCCCTCCCACGGCCCCGCCAAGGGCATCGCGGCCCTCGCCCTGGCCGCCCTCGGCGTCGTGTTCGGCGACATCGGCACCAGCCCGCTGTACGCCCTCCGCACGGTGTTCACCATCGACGGTGGCATCGTCGAGGCGAACCAGGAGGACGTCTACGGAGTCATCTCGATCATGTTCTGGAGCGTCACGGTCGTCGTGTCGATCAAGTACGTGCTCGTGCTCATGCGCGCCGACAACGACGGCGAAGGCGGGGTGATGGCGCTCGCCGCGCTCGCCCGGCGGCTGTACGCGAAGCGGCGCGGGGGAGCGACGGTGTTCCTCGTGATCGGCATCATCGGGGTCTCGCTGTTCTACGGCGACTCCGTCATCACCCCGGCGGTGTCGGTGCTCTCCGCGGTCGAGGGGCTGTCCACCGCCGCACCGTCGCTCGAGCACCTCATCGTGCCGATCGCCGCGGTGATCCTCGTGCTGCTCTTCCTGGTGCAGCGGTTCGGCACCGGCAAGGTCGGCAACCTGTTCGGGCCGGTCATGCTGCTCTGGTTCGTCGTGATCGCGGCGGCCGGGGTCCCGCACATCGTGGCCCACCCCGGCGTGCTGCAGGGCCTGTCGCCGACGTGGGCGATCACGTTCCTCGTCGCGCACCCGTACATCACCTTCGTCGCGATGGGTGCCGTCGTCCTCGTCATCACCGGGGCCGAGGCGCTCTACGCCGACATGGGCCACTTCGGGCGCCCGGCGATCCTCCGCGCGTGGTTCTTCGTGGTGTTCCCCGCGCTCGTGCTCAACTACCTCGGCCAGGCGTCGCTCGTGCTCGAGGACCCGTCGGCGGCGAAGGACCCGTTCTTCCTGCTCTTCCCGGACGCGCTCCAGATCCCGGTCGTCGTGCTCGCGACGATGGCCACGGTGATCGCGAGCCAGGCCGTCATCTCGGGGGCGTTCTCGCTGACGCGCCAGGCGATCCAGCTCGGACTGCTGCCGCCGCTGACCATCCGCCAGACCTCACGGCAGGAGGGCGGCCAGATCTACCTGCCCGCCGTGAACCTGCTGCTGTTCATCGGTGTGCTGGCGATCATGCTCGCGTTCCGGTCCTCCGCCAGCCTGGCGACCGCGTACGGCGTCTCCGTCACGGGCGCGCTCGTCGTCGACACGCTGCTGCTGCTCCTCGTCGTGAAGCCGCTGTGGCGCTGGGCGACGTGGAAGCTCGTGCTCGCCGCGGTCGTCTTCGGCGGGCTCGAGCTGACCTTCCTCGCCGGCAACCTGTCGAAGATCGTGCACGGCGGCTGGGTGCCGCTCCTCATCGCGCTCGCCGTGATCACGCTCATGACGACGTGGCGCCGGGGTCGCCAGCTCGTGCAGGAGGAACGGAAGGAACGCGAGGGGTCGCTCGCCGACTTCATCGAGCGCATCAACACCAAGCACATCCCCCGCGTCCAGGGCATCGCGATCTTCCCGCACCCCAACAAGGAGACGACGCCGCTGGCCCTCCGGGCGAACGTCGAGCACAACCACGTGGTCCACCGCACCGTGCTCATCGTCTCGGTCCTGACCGCCAACGTGCCGCACGTGCCGCACGCCACGGCGTTCTTCCGCGACGACCTCGGGTACGAGGACGACGGCATCGACCACATCACCGTGAAGTTCGGCTTCTCGGACGACCAGGACCTCCCGCGGGCGCTGCACGCCGCGTGCCTCGCCGAGGTGCTCGACATCGACCCCGACGACATGGCGACGGCGTCGTACTTCATCTCCCGCGGCGCGCTCCGGCCGCAGCCCGGCAACCGGGGCATGGCGCGGTGGCGCAAGAAGCTCTTCGTCGGGTTGGCGCACAACGCGGCCGATCCGGCGGCGCGATTCGGCCTGCCGGCGCAGCGCACGGTGACGATGGGCAGCGACGTCGAGATCTGA
- a CDS encoding collagen-binding domain-containing protein, whose protein sequence is MSWIRDAMVDGARPPGVRPRRSGAPVLRRAAASAALLLVGATCAATVPTARAADVAPVNPVTVPVDGHAANQGFLVFVEGDVRLAADEAEGTLAAGGDLRFDTSYNIGAGSGPLGAPTLPGDTSPTYLYVGGGVTFPEAGSGAVLRVLDGGLAHVGDTTTYDAFDTDQNGAAIPYRIVPEGATAETVPRIEGTVQQSPEDIARTADPAVLDFGASFARYRSLSSDIGTCPATTTLRDEQGNTIASPAAPGSTARVAVEQGRTNVLTVSAADLDALSLLTFDGLPGPGAPLVVNVTGSAFDGSVPNLANLTNANAPFVLWNFPDATSVHVTGADVLEGTIYAPRADVRWDVTQNIEGNVIAASFTHGVPAGPRPVPLEIHGFPFAATVSCVSVDDAAGSLTLVKQVVGGTADATDWTLTADGPATISGPSGSADVTARTVPAGDYTLSETGGPDGYVPGAWVCTGATARGDEVTVGDGDDVVCTITNTAASTPTPTPTPEPSPDPTTGPGPSPDPDPTAAPTVDPTATPTPGPVPPAGDGGNGPDPAGPQPGADGPSVGAGPGTGPDGVLAWTGAHLLPLGLTAAVLLAAGLALTLARVARRGR, encoded by the coding sequence ATGTCGTGGATCAGGGACGCGATGGTCGATGGTGCGCGTCCGCCCGGCGTCCGCCCGCGACGCTCAGGAGCGCCCGTCCTGCGCCGTGCCGCCGCGTCCGCAGCGCTGCTGCTCGTCGGCGCGACCTGTGCTGCGACCGTCCCGACCGCGCGGGCGGCGGACGTGGCGCCGGTCAACCCGGTGACCGTGCCCGTGGACGGGCACGCGGCGAACCAGGGGTTCCTGGTCTTCGTCGAGGGCGACGTCCGGCTCGCCGCGGACGAAGCCGAGGGCACCCTCGCCGCCGGCGGCGACCTGCGGTTCGACACGAGCTACAACATCGGGGCGGGGAGCGGTCCGCTCGGCGCCCCGACACTACCGGGCGACACCTCGCCCACCTACCTGTACGTCGGGGGTGGTGTGACGTTCCCGGAAGCCGGGTCCGGAGCGGTCCTCCGTGTGCTCGACGGCGGTCTCGCCCACGTCGGCGACACGACGACCTACGACGCCTTCGACACCGACCAGAACGGGGCGGCGATCCCGTACCGCATCGTCCCGGAGGGAGCGACCGCCGAGACCGTCCCCCGGATCGAGGGGACGGTCCAGCAGTCGCCGGAGGACATCGCGCGCACCGCCGATCCGGCCGTGCTGGACTTCGGAGCGTCGTTCGCGCGCTACCGCTCCCTGTCCTCCGACATCGGGACGTGCCCCGCCACGACGACGCTCCGCGACGAGCAGGGGAACACGATCGCGTCACCCGCCGCGCCCGGGAGCACCGCCCGGGTCGCCGTCGAGCAGGGGCGCACGAACGTCCTCACGGTCAGCGCGGCGGACCTCGATGCGCTGAGCCTGCTGACCTTCGACGGTCTGCCCGGTCCCGGTGCCCCACTCGTGGTGAACGTGACCGGCAGCGCCTTCGACGGTTCCGTCCCGAACCTCGCGAACCTGACCAACGCCAACGCGCCCTTCGTGCTCTGGAACTTCCCCGATGCGACGAGCGTGCACGTGACCGGTGCCGACGTGCTCGAGGGCACCATCTACGCCCCGCGGGCAGACGTCCGGTGGGACGTCACCCAGAACATCGAGGGCAACGTCATCGCGGCGTCCTTCACGCACGGCGTCCCCGCCGGACCGCGGCCGGTCCCGCTCGAGATCCACGGCTTCCCGTTCGCGGCGACCGTGTCGTGCGTGTCGGTCGACGACGCGGCGGGGTCCCTCACCCTCGTGAAGCAGGTCGTCGGGGGTACCGCGGACGCCACCGACTGGACCCTGACCGCCGACGGTCCGGCGACCATCAGCGGTCCGAGCGGGAGCGCTGACGTCACCGCTCGGACGGTGCCCGCGGGTGACTACACGCTCAGCGAGACGGGCGGCCCGGACGGGTACGTGCCCGGGGCCTGGGTGTGCACCGGCGCGACGGCCAGGGGTGACGAGGTGACGGTGGGCGACGGCGACGACGTCGTCTGCACGATCACCAACACCGCCGCGTCGACGCCGACACCCACGCCGACACCCGAACCGTCGCCGGATCCGACCACCGGGCCCGGTCCGTCACCGGACCCCGACCCGACCGCGGCGCCCACCGTCGACCCGACGGCGACCCCGACGCCGGGCCCCGTCCCGCCTGCGGGTGACGGCGGCAACGGTCCTGACCCAGCAGGACCGCAGCCCGGAGCCGACGGGCCATCCGTCGGTGCTGGTCCGGGTACGGGTCCGGACGGCGTGCTCGCATGGACGGGCGCGCACCTGTTGCCGCTCGGGCTGACCGCCGCAGTACTGCTCGCTGCCGGCCTGGCCCTCACGCTCGCACGGGTCGCGCGCCGCGGACGGTGA
- a CDS encoding DUF808 domain-containing protein, which yields MSVGLLAVVDDILSAALKASAKTAGVVIDDAAVTPQYVQGLQPARELPVVGRIALGSLFNKFVIIIPLALLLSAFAPWVLPWLLVIGGTYLCFEGAEKVTEWFGVHHEAAGDAQPTTEPKLVFGAIRTDLILSTEIMLIALDSLDTGLGFWPKVGALALIGAGMTLLVYGAVALLVKVDDIGLQMMKHPVRRTRRAGARIVRAMPTVFRVISIVGTVAMLWVGGHLVIANLAETFWAGPYELLHVVEHAVEAAGPVVTWVVDTAVSAVFGLVLGMVVVGIVLGIGRLRGRQH from the coding sequence ATGTCAGTCGGGTTGCTCGCCGTGGTGGACGACATCCTCTCCGCGGCCCTCAAGGCCAGCGCGAAGACCGCGGGCGTCGTGATCGACGACGCCGCCGTCACACCGCAGTACGTCCAGGGGCTCCAGCCCGCACGTGAGCTGCCCGTGGTCGGCCGGATCGCGCTCGGCAGCCTGTTCAACAAGTTCGTCATCATCATCCCGCTGGCACTGCTCCTCTCGGCGTTCGCGCCGTGGGTGCTGCCGTGGCTGCTCGTCATCGGTGGGACCTACCTGTGCTTCGAGGGCGCGGAGAAGGTCACCGAGTGGTTCGGTGTGCACCACGAGGCCGCCGGCGACGCGCAGCCCACCACCGAGCCGAAGCTCGTGTTCGGGGCGATCCGGACGGACCTGATCCTCAGCACCGAGATCATGCTCATCGCCCTGGACAGCCTCGACACGGGCCTCGGCTTCTGGCCGAAGGTCGGTGCGCTCGCCCTGATCGGAGCGGGTATGACCCTCCTGGTCTACGGCGCGGTCGCCCTCCTGGTGAAGGTCGACGACATCGGCCTGCAGATGATGAAGCACCCGGTGCGCCGCACGCGCCGCGCCGGTGCCCGGATCGTGCGCGCGATGCCGACGGTGTTCCGGGTGATCAGCATCGTCGGCACGGTCGCCATGCTCTGGGTCGGTGGACACCTCGTCATCGCGAACCTGGCCGAGACGTTCTGGGCCGGGCCGTACGAGCTGCTGCACGTCGTCGAGCACGCGGTCGAGGCCGCCGGCCCCGTCGTCACGTGGGTCGTCGACACCGCGGTGTCGGCCGTGTTCGGGCTGGTGCTCGGGATGGTCGTCGTGGGGATCGTGCTCGGGATCGGGCGGCTGCGCGGTCGGCAGCACTGA
- a CDS encoding VOC family protein translates to MDGAAPTPYLVLPGTARVALARWQQVFGGEVRIASYGDFARDDGPPEAVAHGELVGPVRVFAADAGPDDTTFTAAGLLFSLLGADSPEVLRRWFADLATDGTVVDALQERPWGDWDGTVRDAFGVTWLIGFERTALDA, encoded by the coding sequence ATGGACGGCGCAGCCCCGACCCCGTACCTCGTGCTCCCCGGCACCGCTCGTGTGGCACTGGCGCGGTGGCAGCAGGTCTTCGGAGGCGAGGTCCGGATCGCCTCGTACGGCGACTTCGCTCGTGACGACGGTCCGCCCGAGGCGGTCGCGCACGGCGAACTGGTCGGCCCCGTCCGGGTCTTCGCCGCAGACGCCGGCCCCGACGACACGACGTTCACGGCGGCGGGGCTGCTCTTCTCCCTGCTCGGCGCCGACTCTCCCGAGGTGCTCCGTCGGTGGTTCGCCGACCTCGCGACCGACGGCACCGTCGTCGACGCACTGCAGGAGCGTCCGTGGGGTGACTGGGACGGCACCGTGCGCGACGCCTTCGGGGTCACCTGGCTCATCGGCTTCGAACGCACGGCGCTCGACGCCTGA
- a CDS encoding TetR/AcrR family transcriptional regulator, whose translation MSTTAAPEPATTPCTLRERKKQQTRQALHDAALTLVSEHGLDGVTVEQICSDADVSPRTFFNYFTSKAHAALGLDTVEVPEWAASRFAEADGRLVDDLCTLIAATVPLSQDRRRMKELLVLRPEMAPMVMQWMAESRQSLLATVSSRTDEQTARTAVGLVLSALSEVAHRDTVGDSEELAVKLRAVVAEMGAIASA comes from the coding sequence GTGAGCACCACAGCAGCACCGGAGCCGGCCACCACGCCGTGCACGTTGCGCGAGCGGAAGAAGCAGCAGACCCGGCAGGCGCTCCACGACGCCGCCCTCACGCTCGTGTCCGAGCACGGTCTCGACGGCGTCACCGTCGAGCAGATCTGCAGCGACGCCGACGTGTCGCCGCGCACGTTCTTCAACTACTTCACGTCGAAGGCGCACGCGGCACTCGGTCTGGACACCGTGGAGGTGCCCGAGTGGGCGGCGTCGCGGTTCGCCGAGGCGGACGGCCGACTCGTCGACGACCTCTGCACGCTCATCGCCGCGACCGTCCCGCTGTCCCAGGACCGGCGGCGCATGAAGGAACTCCTGGTGCTCCGCCCCGAGATGGCGCCGATGGTCATGCAGTGGATGGCCGAGTCACGACAGTCGCTGCTCGCGACGGTGTCCTCGCGCACCGACGAGCAGACCGCCCGGACCGCCGTCGGACTGGTGCTGTCCGCACTGTCCGAGGTCGCGCACCGCGACACCGTCGGCGACAGCGAAGAACTCGCCGTCAAGCTGCGCGCCGTCGTCGCCGAGATGGGCGCGATCGCCTCCGCCTGA